From a region of the Paenibacillus lutimineralis genome:
- the corA gene encoding magnesium/cobalt transporter CorA, whose translation MKIRHVKEGVFTPIEDVEITTTPPEEGFYWIDADAEDLALLQPLFSLHDLAVEDCLSEEEQRPKIETYENHYFIVVNSIRYDDEEIFLRALNVFLGRHYIITVTKQKINELRAVKPLLWEQEVSSPDWFLYLLIDLVVDNYFTVGDRIEVKIENLEEDILMHTKRSHLNEIIGLRSEILWLKKVLGPQKEVINILNKKDLRLIDDQLQKYFSDIYENAVKIAENFDTFRELVGNLREAYQASIANRANEIMRVFTAITTIFIPLTLITGIYGMNFDNMPELHWRYSYYVVLGIMAILGAGMFYLFRKRDWI comes from the coding sequence ATGAAAATTCGTCATGTCAAGGAAGGTGTATTCACACCAATAGAGGACGTGGAAATTACGACAACCCCTCCGGAGGAAGGGTTCTATTGGATTGATGCAGATGCCGAGGATCTCGCTCTGCTTCAGCCTCTATTCTCATTGCATGATCTGGCAGTGGAAGACTGCCTGTCTGAAGAAGAACAGCGGCCAAAGATTGAAACCTATGAGAATCACTATTTCATCGTTGTGAACAGTATCCGTTACGATGATGAGGAAATTTTCCTGCGTGCACTGAACGTTTTTCTTGGACGGCATTATATCATTACAGTTACCAAGCAGAAAATCAATGAACTTCGCGCAGTCAAGCCGCTTCTTTGGGAGCAGGAGGTTAGTTCGCCAGACTGGTTCCTCTATCTGCTGATCGACCTTGTCGTTGACAACTACTTTACCGTTGGCGACCGGATTGAAGTGAAGATTGAGAATTTGGAAGAAGATATACTGATGCATACGAAGCGCTCGCACCTGAATGAAATTATCGGTCTACGAAGCGAAATACTATGGCTGAAGAAAGTCCTTGGCCCGCAAAAAGAAGTTATTAACATTTTAAATAAAAAAGATTTGCGCCTGATCGATGATCAATTGCAAAAATACTTTAGCGATATCTATGAGAACGCGGTAAAAATCGCCGAAAACTTTGATACGTTTCGCGAACTGGTCGGAAACTTAAGAGAAGCCTATCAGGCTTCGATCGCTAACCGGGCGAACGAAATCATGCGCGTGTTTACGGCAATTACGACGATCTTCATCCCTCTAACCCTAATAACGGGTATTTACGGAATGAACTTCGACAATATGCCTGAGCTGCATTGGAGATACAGCTACTATGTTGTCCTTGGCATTATGGCCATACTTGGGGCAGGGATGTTCTATCTCTTCCGCAAGCGGGACTGGATTTGA
- the metA gene encoding homoserine O-acetyltransferase MetA, which yields MPIKIPDYLPAKEVLNQENIFVMDESRAYRQDIRPLRIAILNLMPTKETTETQILRLLGNTPLQVDIVLLHPSSHTSKNTSAEHLEMFYKTFDEIRHRRFDGLIITGAPVEQLEFEEVNYWKELQEIFDWSKTHVTSTLHICWASQAGLYHHYGVRKIPLDQKCFGVFPHTVNKPHVKLLRGFDEVFQVPHSRHTDVLRADIEAKDELEVLAESEEAGIYLVATKDGKQIFVTGHSEYDPSSLKWEYDRDVAKGLVVDLPLHYYPNDDPSKTPVSTWRSHANLLFSNWLNYYVYQETPYNIDEAKDFVYEI from the coding sequence ATGCCAATCAAGATCCCGGATTATTTGCCGGCCAAGGAAGTACTGAATCAAGAGAACATTTTTGTGATGGATGAAAGTCGGGCATATCGTCAGGATATTCGGCCACTCCGCATTGCGATACTAAATCTTATGCCAACAAAAGAAACAACGGAGACACAAATACTACGCTTGCTCGGAAATACACCGTTGCAGGTCGATATCGTGCTCTTGCATCCAAGCTCCCATACGTCGAAGAATACATCGGCGGAGCATCTGGAAATGTTCTATAAAACTTTTGATGAAATCAGGCATCGCCGCTTTGACGGTCTGATTATTACAGGTGCTCCGGTCGAACAGCTCGAATTCGAAGAAGTGAACTACTGGAAGGAATTGCAGGAGATATTCGATTGGAGCAAGACCCACGTTACTTCGACCCTGCATATATGTTGGGCTTCACAAGCCGGTTTGTATCATCATTATGGCGTACGAAAAATTCCTCTGGACCAGAAATGCTTCGGCGTATTCCCTCATACGGTGAATAAGCCTCATGTGAAGCTGCTGCGCGGTTTCGATGAAGTGTTCCAGGTGCCACATTCTCGTCATACGGACGTATTACGAGCAGATATTGAAGCTAAAGATGAATTGGAAGTTCTTGCGGAATCCGAGGAGGCAGGTATTTATCTCGTAGCCACCAAGGATGGCAAGCAGATCTTCGTAACTGGTCATTCCGAATATGACCCGAGCTCTTTGAAATGGGAATATGATCGTGATGTAGCCAAGGGACTCGTGGTCGATCTACCGCTTCACTATTATCCAAATGACGATCCTTCCAAAACGCCGGTGTCTACCTGGAGATCGCATGCCAACTTATTATTCTCCAATTGGCTCAATTACTATGTGTATCAAGAGACACCTTATAACATTGATGAGGCGAAAGATTTCGTATATGAGATTTAA
- a CDS encoding trans-sulfuration enzyme family protein, giving the protein MSNFHSGDEQDRKFETKLIHFGGELDPSTGASSVPIYQASTFHHHDIYNPPEYDYSRSGNPTRQALEDYIAVLEGGVKGFAFASGMAAISTTFMLFSAGDHLIVTEDVYGGTYRLLSNVLSRMNIETTFVDMTDPEQVKAALRPNTKAVYMETPSNPTLKITDMAEIAAWAREHGLLSIVDNTFMTPYYQRPIELGVDIVLHSATKFLGGHSDVLAGLAVARDEELAQRLKYVQNGLGTVLGAQDSWLLMRGMKTLGARMAYSEISARKLADWLQSRNDIETVYYPGLEQHPGRAIQEKQSTGYGAVVSFDVGSGERAKRLLSEVKLPLVAVSLGAVESILSYPAMMSHASMPREVRLERGIGDGLLRFSVGLEDIDDLIADLEQALSSSKI; this is encoded by the coding sequence ATGAGTAACTTCCATTCGGGCGATGAACAAGATCGTAAGTTTGAGACTAAATTGATTCACTTCGGTGGCGAGTTGGATCCCAGTACGGGGGCTTCGAGCGTACCGATCTATCAAGCTTCCACCTTCCATCATCATGATATCTATAATCCTCCGGAATACGATTATAGCCGCTCAGGGAATCCAACGCGCCAGGCATTGGAGGATTATATTGCGGTATTAGAAGGCGGTGTGAAGGGCTTTGCATTCGCTAGCGGCATGGCCGCGATATCAACAACCTTCATGCTGTTCTCGGCGGGAGATCATCTGATTGTGACTGAGGACGTCTACGGAGGAACTTATCGACTGTTATCGAATGTGCTGAGCCGGATGAATATCGAGACGACTTTCGTCGATATGACTGACCCAGAGCAAGTGAAGGCGGCCTTAAGACCAAATACGAAAGCTGTATATATGGAGACACCATCTAATCCGACGCTGAAAATTACCGATATGGCCGAGATTGCTGCTTGGGCTAGAGAGCACGGCTTGCTCAGCATTGTTGATAATACGTTTATGACCCCATATTATCAACGTCCTATTGAACTTGGCGTAGATATCGTGCTGCATAGCGCGACTAAATTTCTTGGCGGACACAGTGATGTGCTGGCCGGGCTCGCTGTTGCACGTGACGAGGAGCTGGCCCAGCGCCTAAAATATGTGCAGAACGGGCTTGGCACTGTGCTCGGTGCGCAGGATTCGTGGTTGCTTATGAGAGGAATGAAGACGCTAGGTGCACGAATGGCGTACAGTGAGATCAGCGCTCGCAAATTGGCGGATTGGTTGCAGAGTCGAAATGATATCGAAACAGTCTACTATCCGGGACTAGAGCAACACCCTGGACGGGCAATTCAGGAGAAGCAATCGACAGGGTATGGCGCGGTTGTCTCCTTCGATGTTGGCTCGGGAGAACGTGCGAAAAGGTTGCTCAGCGAGGTTAAGCTGCCACTAGTCGCAGTGAGTCTCGGTGCGGTCGAGAGTATTCTATCCTATCCAGCGATGATGTCTCATGCTTCCATGCCGCGCGAAGTTAGACTGGAACGTGGAATCGGAGATGGTTTGCTGCGATTCTCAGTCGGACTAGAAGATATTGATGATCTAATCGCTGATTTAGAACAAGCTCTTAGCAGCAGTAAGATTTAA
- the mqnC gene encoding cyclic dehypoxanthinyl futalosine synthase — MTAIDHILDKALKGERVNLEETIALFESDEVEKMGHVANNLMERKHPEPLTTFVIGRNVNYTNICDVYCRFCAFYRRPGSEEGYVLPTETILQKIQETIDVGGTEILMQGGTNPNLPFSYYTDLLKEIKTHFPDITMHSFSPAEIMKMKEVSDGLSLEEVLRQIHAAGLDSLPGGGAEILDDRTRRKISRLKGSWRDWMDVMQTAHKIGMNTTATMVIGFGESMEERALHLMRVREAQDECIQNQYPSEGFLAFIPWTFQPDNTNLKKERQTPEAYLKTVAISRIVLDNIKNLQSSWVTMGPEVGKLSLRYGCNDFGSTMIEENVVSSAGATYKVNIEAILSIIREAGKIPAQRNTKYDILRVFDKESHVERDFVMQN; from the coding sequence ATGACAGCTATTGATCATATACTTGATAAAGCACTTAAGGGGGAGCGCGTTAATCTGGAAGAGACGATCGCCTTGTTCGAATCTGATGAAGTTGAGAAGATGGGACATGTGGCGAACAATCTGATGGAGCGTAAACATCCTGAGCCATTGACAACATTTGTCATCGGTCGCAACGTGAACTACACCAATATTTGTGATGTCTATTGCCGTTTCTGTGCATTTTATCGTCGGCCTGGATCGGAAGAAGGTTATGTTCTGCCAACAGAGACGATTCTGCAGAAAATCCAGGAAACCATTGATGTGGGCGGAACGGAAATTTTAATGCAGGGCGGAACGAATCCTAACTTGCCATTTAGCTATTATACGGATCTTCTAAAAGAAATCAAAACTCATTTCCCGGACATTACGATGCATTCCTTCTCTCCGGCTGAAATTATGAAAATGAAGGAAGTCTCGGATGGCCTCTCGCTTGAGGAAGTATTACGGCAAATTCATGCTGCGGGCCTGGATTCCTTGCCGGGCGGTGGTGCTGAGATTCTTGATGACCGCACACGGCGGAAGATTAGCCGTCTGAAGGGCTCCTGGAGAGATTGGATGGATGTGATGCAGACCGCTCACAAGATTGGCATGAACACGACCGCAACGATGGTTATCGGATTTGGAGAATCCATGGAAGAGCGTGCACTCCATTTAATGCGTGTACGTGAAGCCCAGGACGAATGCATCCAGAACCAGTATCCTTCGGAAGGCTTCCTGGCCTTTATCCCTTGGACGTTCCAGCCGGATAACACAAACTTGAAGAAGGAGCGACAAACACCGGAAGCATACCTGAAGACGGTAGCGATCAGCCGGATTGTCCTTGATAATATTAAGAATCTACAGTCCTCATGGGTTACGATGGGACCTGAGGTAGGTAAATTATCCCTGCGGTATGGCTGCAACGACTTCGGCAGTACGATGATTGAGGAGAATGTTGTCTCATCGGCAGGTGCAACGTATAAAGTAAATATTGAAGCAATTCTTTCCATTATTCGTGAAGCAGGGAAAATCCCGGCACAGCGTAATACGAAGTATGATATTCTGCGTGTGTTTGATAAGGAATCTCATGTTGAACGGGATTTTGTGATGCAGAATTAG
- the liaF gene encoding cell wall-active antibiotics response protein LiaF translates to MKHNYIGRLIGGLVLISIGSIFILNMLGYTDISIGYLFGTFWPVFLILGGIASFANGDRRGGSLIGSLVLIVIGGYFLARNLDLVQVDPGQFFKFFVPLALIIAGINLLFKPRSPKFNQPPFPPPAPPKPPVPPITEMESSLDSIFESMEKPKKEKKMGPGNFDYDHFGDSQFDMKQQGNGMHGSYDPEGMNDKSGWKEQFQKKFNGFGSKETLNKSGFVGDVHMGQEYFQLQPMNISHFIGDTIIDLTKAQIPYGETKINISAFIGDVKIFVPDDMDVGVVAVSSAFIGDLAVFSQKQGGFMSNIKAQTPYYNEANKKVKLIVSVFIGDVKVNMVG, encoded by the coding sequence ATGAAACATAATTACATAGGTCGCTTGATCGGCGGGCTAGTATTAATATCAATCGGCAGCATCTTTATTTTGAATATGCTGGGCTATACAGATATAAGTATAGGCTATCTGTTCGGAACATTTTGGCCAGTATTTCTTATTCTTGGTGGTATCGCGAGTTTCGCCAATGGAGACAGACGCGGAGGTAGCTTGATCGGCAGTTTAGTTCTGATTGTGATCGGTGGTTATTTCCTAGCCAGGAACTTGGATTTGGTACAGGTTGACCCCGGCCAGTTCTTCAAGTTTTTCGTACCGCTCGCACTGATCATTGCCGGTATTAATTTACTATTCAAGCCACGTTCTCCGAAGTTTAATCAGCCTCCGTTCCCGCCTCCGGCACCTCCGAAGCCGCCGGTTCCGCCAATTACGGAGATGGAATCGTCGCTGGACTCAATTTTTGAATCGATGGAGAAGCCAAAGAAAGAGAAGAAAATGGGACCGGGCAATTTCGATTACGATCATTTTGGCGACAGTCAATTTGATATGAAGCAGCAGGGGAATGGAATGCATGGATCCTACGATCCAGAGGGAATGAATGACAAATCAGGTTGGAAAGAGCAGTTTCAGAAGAAGTTCAACGGTTTTGGTTCTAAGGAGACGCTTAATAAATCAGGATTCGTTGGCGATGTTCATATGGGTCAGGAGTATTTCCAGCTTCAGCCAATGAACATATCCCATTTTATCGGAGATACAATTATCGATTTAACCAAGGCACAGATTCCTTACGGTGAGACGAAGATTAACATTTCAGCATTTATTGGCGATGTGAAGATCTTCGTACCAGATGATATGGATGTCGGCGTTGTAGCTGTATCGAGTGCATTTATCGGTGACCTGGCCGTCTTCTCCCAGAAGCAGGGCGGGTTCATGAGCAATATTAAAGCGCAGACTCCATATTATAATGAAGCTAACAAGAAAGTGAAGCTGATCGTCAGCGTGTTTATCGGGGACGTTAAAGTAAATATGGTGGGTTGA
- a CDS encoding 3D domain-containing protein, translated as MRQIILWQRIVMVSILTGLLLHGISLDHIPAAAKSANVTNISYADPYYEQKKYFEMMRLLETQSRQESFGNPTVQQQTVMIPKPMEMMQRPLQPKVDKAEKTEQVKKKMKTVKVMATGYTAGYESTGKRPNHPEYGITYSGVKVRRDKNTVSTIAADLKVFPLGTILYIPGYGYGVVADKGSAIKGKKIDLYFKTTKQVYKEWGKKEVEVQVIRKGNGKLTEAMLRELGEAMEVSKEIPEDLWNKTV; from the coding sequence ATGCGCCAAATTATTTTATGGCAAAGAATTGTAATGGTAAGTATTTTGACGGGCTTGCTTCTGCACGGGATTTCACTGGACCATATTCCTGCGGCAGCCAAATCGGCAAATGTGACGAATATATCGTATGCAGATCCATACTATGAACAAAAGAAATATTTCGAGATGATGCGCCTGCTGGAGACTCAATCAAGGCAGGAATCGTTTGGAAATCCAACGGTCCAGCAGCAAACGGTAATGATACCTAAGCCGATGGAAATGATGCAAAGACCGTTACAACCGAAGGTGGATAAAGCGGAGAAGACTGAGCAGGTCAAGAAGAAAATGAAGACGGTCAAGGTGATGGCTACGGGGTATACTGCTGGTTATGAATCGACAGGTAAAAGACCCAACCACCCGGAATATGGCATCACGTATTCAGGAGTTAAGGTACGCCGCGATAAAAATACAGTCTCTACGATTGCGGCGGATCTGAAGGTGTTCCCGCTTGGAACAATTCTATACATTCCTGGCTATGGCTATGGGGTTGTAGCGGATAAAGGCTCAGCGATCAAAGGCAAGAAGATTGATCTGTACTTTAAGACGACTAAACAGGTCTATAAAGAATGGGGCAAGAAGGAAGTTGAAGTTCAGGTCATCCGGAAGGGAAACGGTAAGTTGACGGAGGCTATGCTGCGTGAACTGGGCGAGGCGATGGAGGTTAGTAAGGAGATACCCGAAGACCTCTGGAACAAAACTGTGTAG
- the ytxC gene encoding putative sporulation protein YtxC, translating to MDFFTIRINIDGTDSGARFTECFSGQDLYIDSGQSAISYSTDGKIMDVLVGISGETSHGHKYPDPVWGDGHERLTEGIARYVVEVKEAGILSAMLSRKYSFASAEDYEAVWKLSLRLLGTDEAGLSARRTRMSLIKKELKKHLQQSAFVHLDGLITFRLREYINKLDEIIDYAVDELLLDKQYEEFIGLLQYFVHFQEPLTPLVHLMHKKDQEFVVLDEKFTSIHIPAGGGMVARIADQELEMENAVVSSLISLAPVRILIHTPWPEMQMISTICQIFGERVEICSQCPQCTMFHQSERSKDQCT from the coding sequence ATGGATTTTTTTACAATTCGGATCAATATTGACGGTACAGACTCGGGTGCCCGCTTTACAGAGTGCTTCTCAGGACAAGATCTGTATATTGACTCAGGTCAGTCAGCAATCAGCTACTCCACAGACGGAAAAATCATGGATGTTCTCGTTGGGATATCTGGTGAGACTTCACACGGACACAAGTATCCAGACCCGGTATGGGGCGATGGACATGAACGGTTAACAGAGGGAATCGCACGTTATGTAGTTGAGGTGAAAGAGGCGGGTATTCTGTCCGCAATGCTATCCAGAAAATATTCCTTCGCTTCAGCTGAAGATTATGAAGCAGTATGGAAGCTGAGTTTACGCCTACTTGGAACGGACGAAGCAGGTTTATCTGCCAGACGGACGCGGATGTCCTTAATTAAGAAAGAACTGAAAAAACATTTGCAGCAAAGCGCTTTTGTGCATTTGGATGGTCTAATCACTTTTCGGCTAAGGGAATATATAAACAAACTGGATGAGATTATCGATTATGCGGTGGATGAGCTTCTACTTGATAAGCAATATGAAGAATTCATCGGCCTGCTCCAGTATTTTGTTCATTTTCAGGAGCCGTTGACTCCACTAGTCCACCTGATGCACAAAAAGGATCAAGAATTTGTTGTTTTGGATGAGAAGTTTACGTCGATCCATATTCCTGCCGGTGGAGGCATGGTCGCGCGAATAGCCGATCAGGAGCTGGAGATGGAAAATGCCGTTGTCAGTTCTTTGATTTCTCTAGCACCAGTCCGCATTTTAATCCATACTCCATGGCCGGAGATGCAGATGATCTCGACGATCTGCCAGATTTTTGGAGAGCGGGTGGAGATCTGCTCTCAATGCCCACAATGCACCATGTTCCATCAATCGGAGAGATCGAAGGATCAGTGCACCTAA
- a CDS encoding PLP-dependent transferase, which produces MDKKWHIESKLAQIGSVEEPVTGAVNYPIYQATAFRHPRLGQSTGFDYARTKSPTRAVLEQAAAELECGDAGFACSSGMAALQTVFMMFAQGDHLIVSLDLYGGTYRLLERILAKFGVTASYVDTNDLDKLESVRQPNTKALFIETPTNPLMMVTDIGKVSSWAKQHQLLTIVDNTLLTPYFQRPLELGADIVVHSATKYLGGHNDVLAGIIVTKGEKLSAEMFFLHNSLGAVLSPSDSYQLMRGMKTLALRMDRHQSNALAIAKYLQNHPQVAEVFYPALPDHPGYEIQNQQSSGNTGIFSFKVTDARYVEPVLRHLKLITFAESLGGVESLMTYPAVQTHADIPLEIREAVGVDDRLLRFSVGIEHVNDLIEDLGQALEAASVEVEGGEIHE; this is translated from the coding sequence ATGGATAAGAAGTGGCATATTGAGAGTAAGCTGGCACAAATCGGCTCAGTGGAGGAACCGGTGACGGGAGCGGTCAATTATCCAATATATCAAGCAACGGCGTTCCGCCATCCGCGTCTCGGACAGAGCACGGGATTCGATTATGCTCGTACGAAGAGCCCGACTCGAGCGGTGCTTGAACAAGCGGCGGCCGAATTGGAATGCGGAGATGCCGGGTTTGCCTGTAGCTCCGGTATGGCGGCACTGCAGACGGTGTTTATGATGTTCGCCCAAGGCGATCACTTGATCGTATCGCTTGATTTGTACGGAGGTACATATCGGCTGCTTGAACGGATATTGGCGAAATTCGGAGTAACGGCCTCCTATGTGGACACGAATGATCTAGATAAGTTGGAGAGCGTACGTCAGCCGAATACAAAGGCTCTATTCATCGAGACGCCGACGAATCCATTGATGATGGTTACCGATATCGGTAAGGTAAGCAGTTGGGCAAAGCAGCATCAATTGCTGACTATCGTCGACAATACGTTGCTTACGCCTTATTTCCAGAGGCCGCTTGAGCTTGGTGCAGACATTGTAGTTCATAGCGCGACGAAATACTTGGGCGGACATAATGATGTTTTGGCCGGAATTATTGTGACCAAAGGAGAGAAACTGTCTGCCGAGATGTTCTTCCTGCACAATTCCTTGGGCGCTGTGCTTAGCCCGTCTGATAGCTATCAGCTCATGAGAGGTATGAAGACACTGGCACTGCGGATGGATCGTCACCAGAGCAATGCACTGGCGATCGCTAAATATTTGCAGAACCATCCACAGGTGGCGGAAGTATTCTACCCAGCTCTACCAGACCATCCAGGCTATGAAATTCAAAATCAGCAGAGCAGCGGCAATACGGGCATCTTCTCCTTCAAAGTGACGGACGCTCGCTATGTTGAGCCAGTGCTGCGACATCTTAAATTGATTACCTTCGCGGAGAGTCTCGGCGGTGTTGAATCGCTGATGACTTATCCAGCTGTACAGACCCATGCCGATATTCCGCTTGAGATTCGTGAAGCAGTAGGCGTTGATGATCGATTGCTGAGATTCTCGGTAGGAATTGAGCATGTTAACGATCTGATCGAGGATTTGGGCCAGGCTTTGGAGGCAGCTAGCGTCGAGGTTGAAGGAGGAGAGATTCATGAGTAA
- the thrS gene encoding threonine--tRNA ligase: MAVSITLPDGSVREYAEGSTFEDVAASISSGLRKNAVAGKLNGVAVDLNTKLEDGAKIEIITLDSQDGLEIMRHSCAHLMAQAVKRLFGGKEVKLGVGPVIEDGFYYDMDLEHPLNPEDLQKIEKEMERIIGENLPITRREVSREEAIVIFTEMGDPYKLELIRDLPEGETISIYDQGEFSDLCRGPHVPSTGKIKIFKLLSVAGAYWRGNSDNKMLQRIYGTAFVKKAQLDEHLHMLEEAKKRDHRKLGKELSIFTFNNLVGQGLPIWLPKGATLRRTLERYIVDIEERLGYQHVYTPVLGSTELYKTSGHLAHYEEDMFPRMQVDNEEFVLRPMNCPHHMMVFKSDMRSYRDLPIRIAELGMQHRYEMSGALTGLHRVRSMTLNDAHIFCRLDQIKSEFSRVLDLIKQVYSDFGIGEYRFRLSYRDPQDTEKYYQNDEMWNTAQRMLREVVEEAGLPFYEAEGEAAFYGPKLDVQIKTALGKEETLSTVQIDFLLPERFELEYVGEDGAKHRPVVLHRGILGTMERFTAFLLENFAGNLPLWLSPVQAKVIPVSVHFEEYARQVEDKLRAGGIRAESDLRNEKLGYKIREAQLEKIPYMFVVGENEKNSGTVSVRKRGEGDLGAQPLDDVLASLKNDIANHTI, translated from the coding sequence GTGGCAGTATCGATTACTTTGCCGGACGGATCGGTCCGGGAATATGCAGAAGGAAGTACTTTTGAAGATGTAGCGGCGTCGATTAGCAGTGGCCTGCGCAAAAATGCAGTGGCTGGCAAGTTGAACGGGGTTGCCGTTGACCTGAACACGAAGCTGGAGGATGGGGCGAAGATAGAGATCATTACGCTGGATTCGCAGGATGGTCTGGAAATTATGCGCCACAGCTGCGCTCACTTGATGGCTCAAGCCGTAAAACGGTTATTCGGCGGTAAAGAAGTTAAACTTGGTGTAGGTCCTGTGATTGAGGACGGGTTCTACTATGATATGGACCTGGAACACCCGCTAAATCCTGAAGATCTGCAGAAGATCGAGAAGGAAATGGAGCGGATTATTGGCGAGAATCTGCCGATTACACGCCGCGAAGTAAGCCGTGAGGAGGCCATTGTGATCTTCACTGAAATGGGTGACCCTTACAAACTTGAATTGATTCGTGATTTGCCGGAAGGCGAGACTATCTCAATCTATGATCAAGGCGAATTTTCCGATTTGTGCCGGGGGCCGCACGTACCTTCCACAGGCAAGATCAAAATCTTCAAGCTGCTCAGCGTGGCTGGTGCTTACTGGCGCGGTAACAGCGACAATAAGATGCTGCAGCGCATTTATGGTACAGCATTTGTGAAGAAAGCCCAGCTTGATGAGCACTTGCATATGTTGGAGGAAGCGAAGAAGCGCGATCACCGTAAGCTTGGTAAGGAACTCAGCATCTTTACCTTTAATAATTTGGTTGGACAAGGTCTGCCGATCTGGCTTCCAAAAGGGGCAACTCTACGCCGTACACTTGAGCGCTATATTGTTGATATTGAGGAACGCCTCGGCTATCAACACGTCTATACTCCAGTACTCGGTAGCACAGAGCTGTACAAGACTTCAGGTCATTTGGCTCACTACGAAGAGGATATGTTCCCAAGAATGCAAGTCGATAACGAGGAGTTCGTACTTCGTCCGATGAACTGTCCGCATCATATGATGGTATTTAAGAGCGATATGCGCAGCTACCGTGATCTGCCGATCCGTATCGCTGAGCTCGGTATGCAGCACCGTTATGAAATGTCAGGCGCATTGACAGGTCTACACCGCGTTCGTTCGATGACGCTGAATGATGCTCATATCTTCTGCCGCCTGGATCAGATCAAGAGCGAGTTCTCTCGTGTGCTTGACTTGATCAAGCAAGTATATAGTGACTTCGGTATCGGTGAATACCGCTTCCGTCTGTCCTATCGTGATCCGCAGGATACAGAGAAGTATTATCAAAATGACGAAATGTGGAACACAGCACAGCGTATGCTGCGTGAGGTTGTAGAAGAAGCAGGCTTGCCGTTCTATGAAGCAGAAGGCGAAGCGGCATTCTACGGCCCGAAACTGGACGTACAGATCAAGACCGCTCTGGGCAAGGAAGAGACACTGTCCACAGTTCAGATTGACTTCCTTCTGCCGGAACGCTTCGAGCTGGAATATGTCGGAGAAGACGGAGCGAAGCATCGTCCTGTGGTGCTACACCGCGGTATTCTCGGTACAATGGAGCGGTTTACAGCGTTCCTGCTTGAAAACTTTGCTGGCAATTTGCCACTTTGGCTGTCTCCAGTACAAGCGAAGGTCATTCCGGTCTCGGTTCATTTCGAGGAATATGCACGTCAGGTAGAGGATAAATTACGTGCTGGAGGCATTCGTGCCGAGAGTGATCTGCGCAATGAGAAGCTTGGCTATAAGATCCGTGAAGCTCAGCTCGAGAAGATTCCATACATGTTCGTTGTTGGTGAGAACGAGAAGAATAGTGGTACAGTCTCGGTGCGCAAGCGCGGTGAAGGGGACTTGGGCGCGCAGCCACTGGATGATGTACTTGCATCCTTGAAAAATGACATCGCCAACCACACTATTTAA